CTCGCCCTCGATCCGACACTCATCGAGGAGCCGCCGCTCGAAGGCGTCGGTGCGCTCGTGGGCCTCCTCCACCGACCAGAACTCGGGAACGACGATGTGAGCATCGACGTGCGTGAATCGTCCCGCGCGGATCGCCCGCAGGTGGTGCAGGCGAATGATCCCCGGCGCGCGGACCGCCTCGCCCGCCTCGAGGATGCGGCCGAGCAGACCCGAATCCTCCTCGTCCAGAAGGGCGCGGGCGGAGTGGCGGACCATGAGGAAGCCCGTGCGGGCGAGGTGGATCGCGATCGCGTAGGCCACGAGCGGATCGAGCCAGGCGATCCCGGTCAAACGCACCAGAACAAGACCGATCACCACTCCGATCGTCGTGTAGAAGTCCGAGAGCACGTGCTGCCCGTCCGCCGTCAGGATCAGCGAGTTCGTCTTCCTGCCGGCGCGAATCAGGAAGAGGCCGAGGAACATGTTCGCGACGCCGGCCGCGACCGTGATGAGGATGCCGAGGTCGACCTTCTGCACGGGGGCGCTGTGAATCAGGCT
This region of Candidatus Eisenbacteria bacterium genomic DNA includes:
- a CDS encoding cation transporter — its product is MRLERADRARLAAGLASLCVGAILMAAKFAAFKMTGSSAIFSDALESIVNVLAAAFAVGSILFAGRPADRGHPYGHGKIEFFSAAFEGGLIAFAAVLIAYKATESLIHSAPVQKVDLGILITVAAGVANMFLGLFLIRAGRKTNSLILTADGQHVLSDFYTTIGVVIGLVLVRLTGIAWLDPLVAYAIAIHLARTGFLMVRHSARALLDEEDSGLLGRILEAGEAVRAPGIIRLHHLRAIRAGRFTHVDAHIVVPEFWSVEEAHERTDAFERRLLDECRIEGE